The DNA sequence TTTTTCATGACAATTCACAAGCAGACcctctatttgttttgttagtattttttgcaTATGAATTTTGTTTCTTGAAAGATTGGTGACATCAAATTAATCCTATAAACTTTTGTACTAATCTTTTAAGGATCAATTGGTgttcaaaatataattagagGAGAAAAGTAGGGATTACTCAATGCCGGGTCAGTTCACAAATAGATATACAGATTTTTGTGCAACCTTGGCCGTAGCACAGTACTTATGTCCATGAAAACACTTTCTGCCTAAAATTACCATGCACAATCAGGATTAGACATGTCCTAAAGTATCcaagtaaatttttttctcaaacaaaaGAATAGTCTTTTCCAATTGTGTTTACTTCTTTgctttagtttttttcttttcaaacacTTTAGTGAGACTAAAAGTCATATAAAGTAGTGTATATGAAATAATTGATACTTCAGTCATTTTGAAGAAATTTTAAGCATACTGGCATGATAAGTTTGACCACAAAATTCTCATCACCAAATATGGATCAGTCACTGTTCAATGTGTATATAAACGACACGGCTAAATTAAAAAGTTCCACCAGAGTAAATGCATTGCAGAAAACAACTCCAAACCTTAGTGTAGATGTGGACATGTGACAAACTTTCTGGAACACCCCAGTTCTTGAAATGGTCAAGTACTGCCACTAGATGGTACAGTTTTGGTGCCAAACTCAGGTCAACAGCAGTGACTTTCTCCCCAGCAACATATGGACCCTGATCATACCTCCACCATGTTAGCATTGACAGTGTAACCACTAAAAAAgataacaaataaacaaaaaaaaatagtgttatcGTATAAAATTCACATATATACATGGGCCTTAAGATGCTCATTCAAAGCACTCAATTCAGCCAGCAACGCTTGCTCTGTTCCATCATTCGGATCCTTGCTCTTAAGAAAACTCACAAAAGACCCAAATATCTTCGATCCCCTACAAGAGCAAACACATCGTGCACACTTAAATTCAGTACTCAAGAACAACTCGAAATTAAAAAACAGATCCGCAAAAATTAGAACAGATCATAATTCCCTCGCTCATCACCAAACAAAAAACCTCGAAAAGGATCATGGCAAACCATTACTCTTAAAAACCTCGATCTATTTTCCAATGTGAACACAACAACAGTGAGAACATTTTCACAGTAGGAATAAATTCTCGGATCGGTTTAATTATCAAAAACAGTTCTACTAAACGTTAAAAGATCGGTTTAATTATCAAAAACAGTTCTACTTAACGTTAAAACATACGTTCTAAAGTCAACAAGATAAAAATATTCCCAGACAAGAACAAAGagtaaagttttgaaaaaagaGAAGGGTAATGGAGCAGTCATACACGGTGGCAAATTCAGGAGGAGTGGCGAGAGGGATTTCTGGGTACTTTTCTTCGAGTAACCCCACAATCACATCAGAATCAGGCACCCATTTTCCATCAAAAAGAGCCACTGGTACCTTTCCTTCAGGGTTCACACCCAAAAACCtaccaataacaaaaaaaaaaaaaatgatatttcattgAGAAAGAAGAGACAGAATGAGACATTAAAGTTCAACAATATACCATTCGGGTTTGTTACTGAGATCAATTAGGTGGAGTTTGTAGGGAATCTTTTTCTCCTCTAAAGTTAAGAGTACCCTTTGGCAAAATGGAcctaaaatcaaaatcaaacccaaaaaattataataataaacaaagtGATCAAAACTCAGACTTATgctgtgaaaaagaaaaaaagacagagagaaaagagaatatACAGTCTCCGAGAGAATCTGGAGCACCAGTAGCAGCCTTGACAGCAACCTCAAGAGCCATTTCCGATGGATGATCAAATGCAAGAAagacagaagaaaaaaagaagaaaccaGAAACCAGGTGAAACCAATTCCGTTCACGATCCCGCTCCACTTCGTACCTTTATTATAcagatatgtttttttttttaaatattaaataattaaaagacatGTGCAGTAATGGCATTCCTAATTAATTCAagatccaaattttaaaattgaaggtTTTTCCATTTGTGTCTTATATATgattgaaattcaaataaaaattataaatgtttgagttttataaaacatcaaaatttagacaaaatttgaaaaagtacTTTAATAGGATGtggttatatttattttaatatatattgcctattatatattattattattatatgttattatttgcATAATAGGATCTACCTAAATGTGGTgaatatgtatgtatattgatAAGTAGGTGATTATTTaagtattataaaaatttaattagtcAGATAATATTCATTTTCAGATTATCACAGTTTGGTACTTGTATGTAAAAGAGTGTCAATCGAGtattaatttgtgaaaaaaatatatcaattaggtccatttttcaaataaattattaacaccaTTATTAATACCATTAATTTTATCTATGACTTTTAccctaaattttaatataaatatcaatacttaattttgtaagttattttaagtattgatattgttaatgacaataataaattttagctaaaaaaaacctaattgagatatttttttaataattaagactcaattgacatttttttttaaaacggaTATCGAACTGACACATCAGAACCAAATTGGATattatccgactaattaaacttattataaaatatgtagATGAAATAATAtggaaaataaatcaaataactcttgctattattttaataaatggaCTTATGTCTGATTAAATCTCATACCGTTATATTGTAAACTGAGATCCATTATACCTATAtgttataatttagtattattaGTAATCAATGTGAAATTTCCCACAAAATTAGTATAccattcattaaaataatttaattataatttattgaggTGTTAAGTAGAGTGAATATATGTACGTATGttatattgaataatatatattagttgtatatatattttatcgcATAAGCatagttgtaattttttttttcgaggAAGTTACAGGTTGTATTTAATTTGGACAACATTCGTTTTGAATTATTGTTATATACGAGttctaaatttaacaaattgttgtgttgatttttttttcttttggtgaCACATATAAAGGAGTGTTATAgtctataatatttaaaaaattgaaatcagtTAACACTCATTttgtcatttaaaaaaaaatagatgtttttcattaatttggacataaaataattagtattatcaTCTTAAACTTATTCGGTGGAAACAATTAGTAAgccattttttcttcaaaaacttgaaaataaatgtttttcattaatttaaacataaaataattcctaaacattatattatatacgTGTGTCATTCAAATATATCTATGTCAGTATCCTTTATTGtctgaaaaatataaatcaaaacaaaattaattagaGTAGGAGGAGATTTTTTATGTTGGTGTATATTTTGGGAAAAAGTTTTTAGGCATTATTTGGCTGGCAAAAGTTTTCACTTTCTAATTTTGGTTGTGCAAACCTCTCTCTAGTCAATATCAGTACTGATGTAATCATGAATTTGTGTTGTCGATTAAAAGTTTGACACTGAAAATCCCATtcccaacaaaaaaaaatgaatttggtcATAAAATTTGGTCACATTCATTACATTCCTCACATCTGCATCAAGATTtcagtaattataataattgcaGTTCACTTTAGGGAAAATAATAATACCACGTTCagtgtgaaaataatttgtaaaaagaatataaattatgaattcCTCATAACgatactaacaaaaatataatttattttcatgaaccTTTTTATAATATGACCAATATAATTCATTAATTACGAGCATTTGTGCAAATGACTTTGGTTGGATTTGTATGTATTAAAGAGGTTGTTGTCTAAGTTTAAGTTACGAGGCTATATAAGCAAATTGTGAAATATAACCAAAAATGCAATGTAATGTAAAttacaagattttttttaataagaaaaatgtttgtagttttcaaaaattaatttaatccatatattaaaattgataagtataattttttaatttaaaaaaaatatgtaatttttaatatttaaatataatataaagtatAGTTTTAAGAGACTATATTTATAGGTTACTAAagtttaagaattattttatcaatttagaaGTGTAAAGACTAAAGCACAAGTTGATAAAAGAGTATAGTagttaaaaacaactttttataataagttGTTACTTTTGTcgaaatattgttttattgtttttccaATATATTCTTCATAATAAGGGAATATCATAGTTAGTttgtgtataattattttttagatatttttgttGTGCTCTATTTTATAACCATTcatatagttttgtttttttcactcGTTTAAATTTACACATATAATATAACTTCCACTAGtcacttaataatatttttatgttttagaaGTTATGGCTTTAACTGTAGTCTTAGGTGATGTTGACACAGTTTCGccaaaaaaatatcataataaaaaataaaaatgtcaaactACCACGAATAAATGAGTCAGACTTCTTTATTTACGACGgggttaaaaaatattatatttttaattttttgtattttagattatatCACATGATTTGTAGATTTTAttgcaaaattaaaaatataatatttattttatattttaaaatatataattttaaatattattttttgtaatttaaaatatattttttattttttattatgaactcagaatataaaaaatttagatttcagagtataaattttaaaaaacaaacatttatatcaatatataaagagacatcctcttttttattcatattttgttattccaattttacccttaattattatttttaaaaataattattttataaatagtttactttTAACCGGTAGTTTAACTAACTATTTTGTCTTCAACACTTGTTTTCAAaactttacatattttatttttctaatcttACATTTAaacactattttaaaaattcattatatatttttggttgAACTAAACTGAAccgaaccaaaccaaaccataCAGAATTAAACCGCACTGAACCGAATCAAATCAGACCGAACCGAACCACACTGAACTGAATCGAACCGCACTGAACTGAATCAAACCAGACCGAACCGAACCGAACTAAACTAAATTGAACTGAACTACTCTTTAGTTGTGCTGAATTTTAAAACACCTTAAAAAATATAGgagaaaatttaaaggaaaaatttacactttcataattaattaatatatagcAAAAGGAGAGTCGTTTTGTAATGTGCGTAAAAAATGTCACACACAAAAGTTTTTTCAACACCACAATTTTGAGGTTCCTCTTcaacaattgaaacataatgtttttcactaaattaaatataacaagtgtataaacaataacataaacaaactgtatactttcaataaaaaaaacattcaaaggACAAGCTTAAATTGGTTCGTATTCACCTTTCACAGAAATAACTATTTTGTCAAAGTGGAAAACACAAAGTTCCGAAAATTGGTAAAAgctaaatatttaagaaaaatattataagaccatgaaaaaaaaaggtgaaatgaGAATAGTGAAGCattgagtataaaaaaaatgagaataacgcaaaagaaatataatagaAGGATAACATGTTAGTTATGGCCAAGGTTCAAAAAAAGACATATGATTTGGGTGGGGTGTGAGGTGTTAGAATTGCAGTGAAGGTGGTAAGGTGGGACGACGAGAGCAAGGCGACATGACCTTATATAGTAGTGACAGAGATGAAGAGCTCACGATCGTTGTCTTAATGGTGGtgattgaatttaaaaatggaGTGTGCGCAACATTTAGAACAAGAGACcattgaagaaaaaagagaagataaaatacataattcaattagTGAACAATTAATCGATAAAAgttcagttttttaaaaataaacaataaaacaatattgtttaatttttattatttatttattattattttttactttaatatttattataaatagtttagtttttttgttgttactttaatataatacagATGATCATAGTTAAgtttagttaaattatttttttttcatctataacaatatttaatttttttaattctacatttaaaaactatttaaaaaattcaatatatattgtttattgaACTAAACCGAATCGAATTGAATTAAACCGAACTAAATCAAATTGAACTAAACCGAACCAGACCAAACCGAACTGAACCGCACTAAACCGAATCGAACCAGACCAGACCGAACCGAACCGTCCTAAACCAAACCGAACCAGACCAGACCGAACCAAACCAAACTGCACTTAACTGAACCGAGTTAAATCGAGTATAACCAAACCAAAccgaattgaattgaattgaactgAACCGAACTGAAGCGAACTACTCTTTAGTTGTGCTGAATTGTAAAACACCTTcaaaataagagaagaaaatttaaaggaaaaaactACACTTTCATTATTAGTTAATATATAGCAAAAGGAAAGACATTTTGTAACGTGATGTCACATCCAACAGTTTTTTCAACATCAAGACCACAATCTTGAGGTCCCtcttaaacaattgaaacataatgtttttccctaaattaaatatagcaagtgtataaacaataacataaacaaactatatactttcaataaaaaaaataattcaaaggACAAGCTTGGATTGTTTTCTATTCACCTTTCACACAAATAATTGTTTTGTCAGAGTGGAGAACATAGAGTTCCGAAATTGATAAAAgcctaaatatttaagaaaaatattataagacgaTGAAAAACAAGTGAAATGGGAGTAGTGAAGCATTGAGTATAAAAGAATGAGAAGAATGCAAAAGACATATAAGAGAAAGATAAAATGTTAGTTAGGGTTAAGGTTGAAAAAAAGACATACCAGTTGGGTGGGGTGTGAGGTGTTAGAATTGCAGTGAAGGTGGTAAGGTGGGACGACGAGAGCAAGGCAGCATGACCTTATATAGTAGTGACGGAGATGAGAAACTCACAGTCATTGCCTCAAACTAAAGGAAAATATCAAAGATGTTCATGATACCTATCGTTATTGTATTAGTCAagtcaattttatcaaaaaaaaaattcaaaacaacaaATGGTTccttttaatatcttttatttattaattttttaattccttGAGTATTTTTTAGGCTTTCAttacttttcaatttatttcaaaatgtctaaattgaacttttaacaatattgatttATCTTAATAATTCCTTTTAAGAATACATTTTTATACGATTGGGTGTACACATAATTTTCATGTTATGATAAAAGTAATCAAGTCTACTACTACtacgagagagagagagagatattAATCTATCCCGACGTAGATGTTAAACTTTGTCTAAAATAACTACAAATATCTTCTACTGTGACAAAATATTAAGAgtagatatttaaaatttataaactattttgaaaatttaatttaatagacAACAACTAGATAATCAAATCAAAGAGATGAAGAAGCACATgacaaaattttttttctttttcagcaAGCACATGACAATGTAAATACAATAAGTATGAAGGAAGGAAGTTTCTAATACATTTAAAGGTTAATCAacaagtaattataaaatatttacaagaagaaataaaaaatatattttctattgtattaaaataatgttagtTGATGATTGATTGTGTCTATTCTTTACTAGTGTACACACAGACCCTATTGCGCCTGtctatacacattttttaaatacgaatgataatatataaaataaatttatatttattaaaaataaagtgaaatgaacaaaaaaatttaattgttcatgaataaaaaaaaagaaaaaaagaaaaacagttttatagaaaataggtaaaaataacccttaatttaaaaaaaataataaataattatattgtaaagggtataattggtattatgaaatatggatacaaaagaggaaatcttctttatatattgttatagatgaatGGAAAAGATTTTTTTGTTCTGCTCCTATGATTTTTAACAACAGTCCCATGTTTCAAAATAACATTCTACCATTTCTAAAGGGACTTCAAGACTACCTATTTAACAAGATTTTTGGAACAAACTCTATGAAATTCTAAGAACTTGGTTTCCAAAATAGGgtttttggaagaaaaaaatttaaatagaatttCTAAAACATATGAAATACATTTTGTAAAGAGCTTTCTAGAccagaaatttcaaaataagCTTTCCAGAACATATGAAATACTTTTTTAGATGAACTTTTCAaaacaaacttttcaaaatttataagatgCAGTCCAAAATAGGATTTTAAGAACAAGATTTCTTAAACAAATTATTCAGAATaagttttcttaaacaaattttccataaATTATCATCGATTTACACTCTCTCTCATTGTTTCCTCTCAAAAGGATTGCAGCAACAATGGAGAATAAATGTGTAATGACAATGATGACGGATGCGGAGGCGCGGTAGCCGCAATGACATGGTTCAACGAtcaaagatattttaatatttttacttttagcATGGAAGTTAAACTTAACtcaaatttctataaaatattaaaaaatcacacACATAAGCTACTATGTTTACGCTAATTTATAGATTGAAGATTGAAATTACGaaggtgcagaaagaaatagGCTTCAATTAATGTATTCTGGGTTTAAGCCCGAGGCCCAATACGCAATTGAGAATCCCATAAAATCTAAACCTTGTGTTGTGTCTGttcttctttctccttctttactcttcatcttcatcttcatctttgtCTTCTTCACCATGTCTTCCTTAACTTTCACGGCAGAGGTAGCATCCAGTTTCTTCGGCCTCGCCTACCGCAATCCCAAACCCTTCACGCTCTCACTCCAAACCACTCTCCTCCCTCTTCTACGCAGAACAACCACTCGTTCCCAATTTCTAACCCACTCTCTCTCCGCACCATTCCCTCTCAGACCCGCTCGCCGCTTCACCGTCGCCGCTACCACCGTTGCTCCGCCTCAATCCGAGGACTCGGACGTTTCCACCGTAATCCCCCCTGACAATCGCATTCCGGCAACCATCATCACCGGCTTCCTCGGTTCCGGCAAGGTATCCATCCTGTTTCCCTCACTTTACTACTCTGAGAAAAATTACAGCTGGGTCTGAATACTTAACTGTCTTTAACTGAACAGACGACACTGCTGAACCATATTCTTACAGCGGAGCATGGAAAGCGCATTGCGGTTATTGAGAACGAGGTACTCTTGTAGCGGAGTTTGCTCAATTTTTATGGTTATGTTAAGTTGAATGCGATTGTTTCGGTTAATGTGTTGCCTAGTAGAACGAACTTACTCTCTGCACTGTTTGTAGTTTGGTGAAATTGATATAGATGGCTCTTTGGTCGCGGCAAAAGCTGCTGGTGCTGAAGATATTATGATGCTGAACAATGGCTGTCTTTGCTGTACTGTGAGGGGTGATCTTGTCCGAATGATTTCTGAATTAGTTGCTAAGAAGAAAGGAAAGTTTGACCATATTGTTATTGAGACTACAGGTAAtgagtaactttttttttttctgtgtatGTAATTATTTTCGTACCATGATTGTGTAGAATTGAGATTTTGAGATGGTGCAGTTTATTCTGAAGATGTTGTGGACTTCCTTATTAGTTATTGCGATTGTGTATGATTGTACTTAGTGTCTTGTTTTGTTGTTTGTGCTCTGGACTTCGACAGGTTTGGCGAATCCAGCGCCAATAATCCAGACCTTCTATGCggaggaaaatatttttaatgaagtCAAATTGGATGGCGTTGTTACACTAGTTGATGCAAAGCATGCTGGTTTTCATCTTGACGAGGTTAAGCCAAAAGGTGTGGTCAACGAGGCTGTTGAACAAATTGCATATGCGGACCGTATAATCGTAAATAAGGTATTGTCtaacttatttttgttgtgGAATGGCTTTAGTTTTGCAAGAGTGAAACATTTGGAATATTAAAGGCATGTCGGTTTTTATTTACCAACTAGCCAACCTGCTAAAAGatagattatttttattgtagtaTGGGCAGCCTTGTCTTTCCTTACATTCAATGTGAAAAAGTTATTCATAGAATTCTACATTCCAATGTGATTTATGCCTGAAATTGTACGCTGATGACATTCTTGTTTGTATTGCACCAGACTGACCTAGTTGGTGAACCAGGCATTGCTTCTTTGGTCCAGCGGATAAGGGTTGGTGTCTATCTCCTCCTATTGTTTCTAAGAGTTCGGTTTTagctttaattttaattttatttcattattttgagCCCCACATGAACGTGGTTTTGTCATTACTTCAGAAAATAAACAGCTTGGCCCACTTAAAGCGGACAGAATATGGAAAAGTTAACTTGGATTATGTTCTTGGCATTGGGGGCTTTGATTTGGAGAGGTAGCTTTTTGTTCTTGTTTCCGATTCactatatttgaattgtttaagaAAATGGCAATCTAAATTTGGGCTGGCTAGTTGTCTGCACAAGAAATTTCTTGTTAATCATATGGTTCCTTCGTGTTAATTATTATCCTCACTGGCGACAATGCTCATAGCAGTACTCACATTCCTGTATCATTGTCATATTTCTTGCTCTGTTGCTATGTGATCCATAACCTTACGTGGATATCTCAAATGTTCTGCTTTAATATTATTGTGTCTTTCTAAATGttgatatataatttgttttttcttgatctTCTACAAGGATTGAGAATTCCATTAATGATGAAGGcgcaaaagaagatcatgaccATAGCCATGACCACAAACATGAGCACCACGACCACGGGCATGAGCACCATGACCATGATCATCACCATGACCACAAGCATGGTACCTTTTATTCTTTCTTGAGTCAGAGTCGTGTACATATCATTTTATTCCTGTTTGTAGCACTAGTTACAACGTACTGGTGCTCAGGTCTTCTGAGTCTTACAAGTGTAGATTTACTTGTTTACACATTTTACATGGATgcctttatattattattttctctgGATTTGGCATTTGGATAGGGATCAGTTCCTAATAAGTAGCTTCTTAATTCATCATTCATAAGGACATGCTTGTGGAATGTGTCATTTTTACTTTGTTGGTAATCATATCCATTTTGTTCTGTACAGAACACCACGATCACCACTCTCATGATCATACTCACGATCCTGGTGTTTCATCCGTCAGCATAGTTTGTGAAGGAAGCTTAGACCTTGAGAAGGTTAGACATGGCGTATACTTAATGCTAAGTGTGTCAAATTCTATTTTCCATTTAGATGTTTATGGAATGTCTTTCATTCTTTTATGTACATGTAAAAAGTCAGTGCTGGCATTGGCCTACTAAGCGGCTATCTTTTGCAGGCTAACATGTGGCTTGGTAACTTGTTACTGGATCGAAGTGAAGACATTTATAGGATGAAGGGTCTTCTATCTGTTGAAGGAATGAACGAGAGATTTGTCTTTCAGGCAAGCTTAAATTCCTTTACCGTGAAGGGGTTGCC is a window from the Vigna unguiculata cultivar IT97K-499-35 chromosome 7, ASM411807v1, whole genome shotgun sequence genome containing:
- the LOC114189983 gene encoding glutathione S-transferase DHAR2, which codes for MALEVAVKAATGAPDSLGDCPFCQRVLLTLEEKKIPYKLHLIDLSNKPEWFLGVNPEGKVPVALFDGKWVPDSDVIVGLLEEKYPEIPLATPPEFATVGSKIFGSFVSFLKSKDPNDGTEQALLAELSALNEHLKAHGPYVAGEKVTAVDLSLAPKLYHLVAVLDHFKNWGVPESLSHVHIYTKLLFSRESFEKTKPAKDEFVFAGWAPKVNA
- the LOC114189544 gene encoding COBW domain-containing protein 1-like, encoding MSSLTFTAEVASSFFGLAYRNPKPFTLSLQTTLLPLLRRTTTRSQFLTHSLSAPFPLRPARRFTVAATTVAPPQSEDSDVSTVIPPDNRIPATIITGFLGSGKTTLLNHILTAEHGKRIAVIENEFGEIDIDGSLVAAKAAGAEDIMMLNNGCLCCTVRGDLVRMISELVAKKKGKFDHIVIETTGLANPAPIIQTFYAEENIFNEVKLDGVVTLVDAKHAGFHLDEVKPKGVVNEAVEQIAYADRIIVNKTDLVGEPGIASLVQRIRKINSLAHLKRTEYGKVNLDYVLGIGGFDLERIENSINDEGAKEDHDHSHDHKHEHHDHGHEHHDHDHHHDHKHEHHDHHSHDHTHDPGVSSVSIVCEGSLDLEKANMWLGNLLLDRSEDIYRMKGLLSVEGMNERFVFQGVHDIFQGSPERLWGPDEPRTNKIVFIGKNLDAKELEKGFKACLL